One Methylobacterium sp. 77 DNA window includes the following coding sequences:
- a CDS encoding DUF427 domain-containing protein, giving the protein MREPGPDHPITIETSGRRVRVLLAGTVIAESDAALVLREASYGPVYYLPRADARWAHFKRSARSSHCPYKGEASYYTLTVGDTTRPDAVWSYEAPFPAVAEIREHLAFYPDRVDAIEVG; this is encoded by the coding sequence ATGAGAGAGCCCGGTCCTGACCATCCCATCACCATCGAAACCAGCGGTCGGCGCGTCCGCGTCCTTCTCGCCGGCACCGTGATCGCCGAGTCGGACGCCGCCCTCGTGCTGCGCGAGGCGAGCTATGGGCCGGTCTATTACCTGCCCCGCGCCGACGCGCGCTGGGCACATTTCAAACGGTCGGCGCGCAGCAGCCACTGCCCCTACAAGGGCGAGGCCAGCTATTACACGCTGACGGTCGGGGACACGACGCGTCCCGACGCGGTCTGGAGCTACGAAGCGCCGTTCCCCGCCGTTGCCGAGATCAGGGAGCACCTCGCCTTCTATCCGGACAGGGTCGACGCGATCGAGGTGGGGTAG
- a CDS encoding TIGR03862 family flavoprotein, with amino-acid sequence MTESTSRPIAVIGGGPAGLAAAEMLAEAGHRVTVYERMPSVGRKFLIAGRGGLNLTHSEPLEAFQRRYHPAQPPLAEAIAAFPPQALRDWCEGLGQATFVGSSGRVFPKSFKASPLLRAWLQRLDAGRVRILTRHRFLGWEADGSLAFETPEGRSVVKTGPTLLALGGASWPRLGSDGAWVPLFTEAGIAVSPLRPANVGFTVPWSDVFRERFAGTPVKRIALRLGDETVRGEAMITADGIEGGAVYTLSRLIREAIEAKDEAGGEARLILDLRPDVTEAVLTRRLATHKQGASLATRLRKDAGLDPVAAGLLREAAGRFLPSSAVELAALIKAAPLRLLAPRPIERAISTAGGVAFEAIDTRFMLKARPGVFVAGEMLDWEAPTGGYLLQGAFASGRAAAAGMMHWIEETGSDL; translated from the coding sequence ATGACGGAATCGACTTCACGCCCCATTGCGGTGATCGGCGGCGGCCCGGCCGGCCTGGCCGCCGCCGAGATGCTGGCCGAGGCGGGCCATCGCGTCACGGTCTACGAGCGGATGCCCTCGGTGGGGCGCAAGTTCCTCATCGCCGGGCGCGGCGGCCTCAACCTCACCCATAGCGAGCCGCTGGAGGCATTCCAGCGGCGCTACCACCCGGCGCAGCCGCCCCTCGCGGAGGCGATCGCCGCGTTCCCCCCGCAAGCCTTGCGGGACTGGTGCGAGGGCCTCGGCCAGGCAACCTTCGTCGGGTCGAGCGGCCGTGTGTTCCCGAAGAGCTTCAAGGCCTCGCCACTCCTGCGGGCCTGGCTGCAGCGGCTCGACGCGGGTCGCGTCCGCATCCTGACCCGGCATCGCTTCCTCGGCTGGGAGGCCGATGGGAGCCTGGCGTTCGAAACGCCGGAAGGCCGCAGCGTGGTGAAGACCGGGCCGACGCTCCTCGCCCTCGGCGGTGCGAGTTGGCCACGGCTCGGCTCGGACGGGGCCTGGGTTCCGCTCTTCACCGAGGCCGGGATCGCCGTCTCGCCCCTCAGGCCCGCCAATGTCGGCTTCACCGTGCCGTGGTCGGACGTGTTCCGGGAGCGCTTCGCCGGGACGCCGGTGAAACGCATCGCCCTCCGGCTCGGAGACGAGACCGTTCGCGGCGAGGCCATGATCACGGCGGACGGAATCGAGGGCGGGGCGGTCTACACCCTTTCGCGCCTCATCCGCGAGGCGATCGAAGCAAAGGACGAGGCAGGGGGCGAGGCTCGGCTCATCCTCGATCTGCGGCCGGATGTGACCGAGGCGGTCCTGACGCGACGTCTCGCGACGCACAAGCAGGGCGCGTCCCTCGCCACGCGCCTGCGCAAGGATGCGGGGCTCGATCCCGTGGCGGCGGGTCTGCTGCGCGAGGCCGCCGGCCGTTTTCTCCCGTCCTCGGCGGTCGAACTCGCCGCCCTGATCAAGGCGGCGCCCTTACGTCTTCTCGCTCCCCGCCCGATCGAGCGGGCGATCTCCACGGCGGGCGGCGTCGCCTTCGAGGCCATCGATACACGCTTCATGCTGAAGGCGCGGCCGGGCGTGTTCGTCGCCGGCGAGATGCTGGACTGGGAAGCCCCCACCGGCGGCTACCTTCTGCAGGGCGCCTTCGCCAGCGGCCGCGCCGCGGCCGCCGGGATGATGCACTGGATCGAGGAGACCGGGTCCGACCTATAA
- a CDS encoding ComF family protein codes for MVSAAQLLRRGVRSISAGALGLIYPPTCAGCGAATADPHALCSRCWSSLRLIEQPYCQRLGTPFSVDLGLVPLLSPRAIADPPVFERARAVALYDDVARDLVHRLKYEDRLDLAAPMARMMAAAGAELLREADCLVPVPLHWTRLWRRRFNQAALLGRGIGRIAGLPCETAILARVKATRSQVGLSRAARATNLQGAFRVPAAAKARLQGRKILLIDDVTTTGSTANAASRALLRGGARSVDVLTFALVAAEAG; via the coding sequence ATGGTGTCCGCCGCTCAGCTCCTTCGGCGAGGCGTTCGCTCGATCTCGGCGGGCGCCCTCGGCCTGATCTATCCGCCGACCTGCGCCGGCTGCGGCGCCGCCACCGCCGATCCTCACGCCCTGTGCTCCCGCTGCTGGTCGAGCCTGCGCCTCATCGAACAGCCCTATTGCCAGCGCCTCGGGACGCCGTTTTCCGTCGATCTCGGACTCGTCCCCCTCCTCTCGCCCCGCGCCATCGCCGATCCGCCCGTCTTCGAGCGTGCGAGAGCCGTCGCGCTCTACGACGACGTGGCACGTGATCTGGTCCACCGCCTGAAATACGAGGACCGGCTCGATCTCGCCGCGCCCATGGCTCGGATGATGGCGGCGGCCGGCGCGGAATTGTTGCGGGAGGCCGATTGCCTCGTGCCGGTGCCGCTGCACTGGACGCGGCTCTGGCGTCGCCGCTTCAATCAGGCCGCCCTCCTCGGCCGCGGAATCGGCCGCATCGCCGGCCTTCCCTGCGAGACCGCGATCCTCGCCCGGGTGAAGGCGACGCGTTCGCAGGTCGGCCTCAGCCGGGCCGCGCGGGCAACGAACCTTCAGGGCGCGTTCCGGGTGCCCGCCGCCGCGAAGGCGCGTCTCCAGGGGCGCAAGATCCTGCTCATCGACGACGTCACCACCACCGGCTCCACCGCCAATGCCGCATCGCGGGCGCTGCTGCGCGGAGGAGCGCGATCGGTGGACGTGCTCACTTTCGCCCTGGTCGCCGCCGAGGCGGGGTGA
- a CDS encoding methyltransferase domain-containing protein, whose translation MTIPPPLFDTALARRRLARATRAGYADFLLARLAEDLGDRLAAVLRPFPEALDLGTPNEAPARHLLGSGRVGAVTRLAPLAEAGTDISLVVGDPEALPLAASRFDLAVSLLALQHVNDLPGALAQLRRVLKPDGLFVGCLLGGRTLTELRQAFGQAEVEIEGGISPRVAPFAEVREMGSLLQRAGFALPVTDVDTITVRYADPFALMRDLRAMGLTNVLTERRRTPLRRDTLMRMAAIYAERFADSDGRLRATFEILWLSGWAPHESQQKPLKPGSAKARLADALGVPEITPGRNDL comes from the coding sequence ATGACGATTCCACCGCCCCTATTCGATACGGCCCTCGCCCGTCGGCGACTCGCGCGGGCCACCCGTGCCGGCTACGCCGATTTCCTGCTCGCGCGTCTCGCCGAAGATCTCGGCGATCGTCTGGCTGCCGTCCTGCGGCCCTTTCCGGAAGCCCTCGACCTCGGGACGCCGAACGAAGCCCCCGCGCGCCATCTTCTGGGCTCCGGCCGCGTCGGTGCCGTCACGCGTCTGGCCCCGCTGGCCGAGGCCGGTACCGATATCAGTCTTGTCGTCGGCGATCCGGAGGCGCTGCCGCTGGCAGCCTCCCGCTTCGACCTCGCCGTGTCGCTGCTCGCTTTGCAGCACGTCAACGACCTGCCGGGCGCGCTGGCGCAATTGCGCCGGGTGCTGAAGCCCGATGGATTGTTCGTCGGCTGCCTTCTCGGCGGCCGCACCCTGACCGAGTTGCGGCAGGCCTTCGGACAGGCCGAGGTCGAGATCGAGGGCGGGATCAGCCCGCGCGTGGCGCCTTTCGCCGAAGTGCGCGAGATGGGAAGCCTGCTCCAGCGCGCCGGTTTCGCCTTGCCGGTGACCGATGTCGACACGATCACCGTGCGCTACGCCGATCCTTTCGCCCTGATGCGCGACCTGCGCGCCATGGGCCTCACCAACGTGCTGACCGAGCGCCGCCGCACGCCCCTGCGCCGCGATACGCTGATGCGCATGGCCGCGATCTATGCCGAACGGTTCGCCGATTCCGATGGGCGCCTTCGGGCGACGTTCGAAATCCTGTGGCTCTCCGGCTGGGCGCCGCATGAGAGCCAGCAGAAACCGCTGAAGCCCGGAAGCGCCAAGGCCCGTCTCGCCGACGCCCTGGGCGTTCCGGAGATCACGCCCGGCAGAAACGACCTTTGA
- a CDS encoding collagen-like protein → MRLDHVAKSLIGLMILAGSAVVPAAAQAPGQVSPGQPGRGMSAAPATDAAAAPGPGAARAKPRRMVAPSQPIQVYDARIEAGDLRISGSVRKGGTVVVLDEDISVMADSRGRFLFRLPYRPATCVAALKAGDDEREAVVANCAPAGEPGAKGDAGPQGEAGPQGMAGLAGAPGMAGPKGDTGPKGETGAKGDAGQKGEAGLKGETGPQGPAGPKGDTGSKGDTGPKGLAGTQGEPGAAGVTASTAASALRPVRSESCASGGCEVSCESGEAFVSAYCLSSGSPSFANGGASASCPSDAKGMVGFCSRL, encoded by the coding sequence ATGCGCCTCGACCATGTCGCCAAGTCTCTGATCGGATTGATGATTCTCGCAGGATCTGCAGTCGTTCCCGCAGCGGCTCAGGCGCCCGGTCAAGTCAGTCCCGGCCAGCCCGGCCGCGGGATGAGCGCCGCTCCGGCGACAGACGCCGCCGCCGCTCCGGGACCCGGGGCGGCCAGGGCCAAGCCCAGGCGGATGGTGGCGCCATCGCAGCCGATCCAGGTCTACGATGCGCGGATCGAGGCGGGAGATCTGCGGATCTCGGGCAGTGTTCGGAAAGGTGGCACCGTCGTCGTTCTGGACGAGGACATCTCGGTGATGGCCGATTCGCGCGGGCGGTTCCTGTTCCGTCTTCCCTACCGGCCGGCCACCTGCGTCGCGGCGCTGAAGGCCGGCGATGACGAGAGGGAGGCCGTGGTGGCCAATTGCGCGCCCGCCGGCGAGCCCGGCGCCAAGGGCGATGCCGGCCCGCAGGGAGAGGCCGGTCCGCAGGGCATGGCGGGGCTTGCCGGCGCGCCCGGCATGGCCGGTCCCAAAGGCGATACAGGACCCAAAGGTGAGACGGGGGCGAAAGGAGATGCCGGGCAGAAGGGCGAGGCTGGGCTGAAGGGCGAAACCGGCCCGCAGGGACCGGCCGGACCCAAGGGCGATACCGGGTCAAAGGGCGATACGGGTCCAAAGGGCTTGGCCGGTACTCAGGGCGAGCCGGGAGCGGCCGGCGTCACGGCCAGCACCGCCGCCTCCGCATTGCGTCCGGTGCGCAGCGAGAGCTGTGCTTCCGGCGGCTGCGAGGTGAGCTGCGAGAGCGGCGAGGCCTTCGTCTCGGCCTATTGCCTGTCCTCGGGCAGTCCGTCCTTCGCCAATGGCGGTGCCAGCGCGTCCTGCCCGTCCGACGCCAAGGGCATGGTCGGGTTCTGTTCCCGGTTATAG
- a CDS encoding error-prone DNA polymerase, producing MTPLYAELAVTTNFSFLRGASHPQEMVAQGAELGFHAIGIADRNTLSGVVRGHAEAKRRKKAGEPTIRYLPGVRLVTEEGFEAVAYPMDRDAYGRLCRLLTDGNRRSPKGECRFGVEEMLAAAGGQIFIAIPPETTLPSEAAEEAFGRHLAALAETAPDRVFLGVSHRYRGDERRRLGRLAGFGKRLGAPMVAVSDALYHHPDRRPLQDVVACIREGCTLVEAGYRLEANAERHLKPPAEMARLFADHPEAIARTIEIAQACTFSLEELKYEYPDEPVPPGRTAQGHLEYMTRHRAGLRYPDGIPEIVETSLANEFELIRRLDYARYFLTIHDIVEFARNRGILCQGRGSAANSVVCYCLGITAVDPTEIRLLFARFISESRDEPPDIDVDFEHERREEVIQYLYRRYGRDRAAICATVIHYRPRSAIREVGKVLGLTPDITGVMADTVWGSWGAGLPDQHIAQAGLDPANPAIRQAVDLAIQLIGFPRHLSQHVGGFVLTRGRLDETVPVGNAAMPDRTFIEWDKDDIDTIGLLKVDVLALGMLTCLKRGLDFLREDYGTDYETLAEIPREQPDVYAMLSKADSVGVFQVESRAQMSMLPRLKPKEFYDLVVQVAIVRPGPIQGDMVHPYLRRRSGEDPVVFPSPSPEHGPANELEQVLKRTFGVPLFQEHAMQIAITAAGFTPSEADGLRRAMATFRHNGQIVNFKTKFIEGMAGRGYPRDFAERCFKQIEGFSTYGFPESHAASFALLVYASAWMKCRHPDVFLAAILNSQPMGFYQPAQLVRDARAHGVEVRGPDVNASAWDCTLEPASTPPGQERRFAVRIGLRQVSGLPKAAMARLVALRGNGYASVEGLQAALTLPRNALERLAEADAFRSLDLDRRAALWAVRALEGTSMRASAARGVPTNRRTHLLDAPMPLFAFHADDGLFRAEPSVDLPAMALSEHVAEDYVSTGLSLKGHPVAFFRARLARIGAIPAAAHHDPALAQNARVTVAGLVLTRQRPGTAKGVVFLTLEDETGICNVIVWKKVFEANRRIAMSARFIAVRGRIQRSGLVVHLLAERFRDLTEELRTLREGGLKLPPETTDFGAPPDRRVYRSRDFH from the coding sequence ATGACCCCGCTCTATGCCGAGCTCGCCGTCACAACTAATTTCTCCTTCCTGCGCGGGGCCTCGCATCCGCAGGAGATGGTGGCTCAGGGTGCCGAGCTCGGATTCCACGCCATCGGCATCGCCGACCGCAACACGCTGTCGGGCGTGGTGCGCGGCCATGCCGAGGCCAAGCGCCGAAAGAAAGCGGGCGAGCCGACGATCCGCTATCTGCCCGGTGTCCGCCTCGTCACCGAGGAGGGGTTCGAGGCGGTCGCCTACCCGATGGACCGCGACGCCTATGGCCGGCTCTGCCGCCTGCTCACGGACGGCAACCGGCGCTCGCCGAAGGGCGAGTGCCGGTTCGGCGTCGAGGAGATGCTCGCGGCGGCAGGAGGCCAGATCTTCATCGCCATTCCCCCGGAGACCACTTTGCCATCCGAGGCGGCGGAGGAAGCCTTCGGCCGTCATCTCGCGGCCCTGGCGGAGACGGCGCCCGACCGCGTCTTCCTCGGTGTCAGCCATCGCTATCGTGGCGATGAGCGCCGTCGTCTGGGCCGGCTCGCCGGGTTCGGGAAACGCCTCGGCGCGCCGATGGTGGCGGTGTCGGACGCGCTCTATCACCATCCCGACCGGCGTCCCCTGCAGGACGTGGTCGCCTGTATCCGCGAGGGCTGCACCCTGGTCGAGGCCGGTTACCGGCTGGAGGCCAATGCGGAGCGCCACCTGAAACCGCCGGCCGAGATGGCCCGGCTCTTCGCCGACCACCCGGAGGCGATCGCGCGCACCATCGAGATCGCGCAGGCCTGCACCTTCTCGCTGGAGGAGCTGAAATACGAGTATCCCGACGAACCCGTCCCCCCCGGCAGGACGGCGCAGGGCCATCTCGAATACATGACCCGGCACCGCGCCGGTTTGCGCTATCCCGACGGCATCCCGGAGATCGTGGAGACGTCGCTCGCCAACGAGTTCGAGCTGATCCGCCGGCTCGACTACGCCCGCTACTTCCTCACCATCCACGACATCGTCGAGTTCGCCCGGAACCGGGGTATCCTGTGCCAGGGCCGCGGCTCGGCGGCGAATTCCGTGGTCTGCTACTGCCTCGGCATCACGGCGGTGGACCCGACCGAAATCCGGCTGCTCTTCGCCCGCTTCATCTCCGAGAGCCGGGACGAGCCACCCGATATCGACGTCGATTTCGAGCACGAGCGGCGCGAGGAGGTGATCCAGTACCTCTATCGCCGCTACGGGCGGGATCGCGCGGCGATCTGCGCCACGGTGATCCACTACCGGCCCCGCAGCGCCATCCGCGAGGTCGGCAAGGTCCTGGGCCTCACCCCCGACATCACCGGCGTGATGGCCGACACGGTGTGGGGTTCCTGGGGCGCCGGCCTGCCCGACCAGCACATCGCGCAGGCCGGGCTCGACCCCGCCAACCCGGCGATCCGGCAGGCGGTGGACCTCGCGATCCAGCTCATCGGCTTCCCGCGTCATCTGTCGCAGCATGTGGGCGGGTTCGTGCTGACGCGGGGGCGCCTCGACGAGACCGTGCCGGTGGGCAACGCCGCGATGCCGGACCGCACCTTCATCGAATGGGACAAGGACGACATCGACACGATCGGACTGCTCAAGGTCGACGTGCTGGCGCTCGGCATGCTGACCTGCCTCAAGCGTGGCCTCGATTTCCTGCGCGAGGATTACGGCACCGACTACGAGACCCTGGCCGAAATCCCGCGCGAGCAGCCCGACGTCTACGCGATGCTGTCGAAAGCCGATTCCGTCGGCGTATTCCAGGTCGAGAGCCGGGCGCAGATGTCGATGCTGCCGCGCCTGAAGCCGAAGGAATTCTACGACCTCGTGGTCCAGGTCGCCATCGTGCGGCCCGGCCCGATCCAGGGCGACATGGTCCATCCCTACCTGCGGCGGCGCTCGGGCGAAGACCCTGTCGTCTTCCCCTCCCCTTCGCCCGAACACGGTCCGGCCAACGAACTCGAACAGGTTCTGAAGCGGACCTTCGGCGTGCCGCTGTTCCAGGAGCACGCCATGCAGATCGCGATCACCGCAGCCGGCTTCACGCCCTCGGAAGCCGACGGCTTGCGCCGGGCCATGGCGACCTTCCGGCACAACGGCCAGATCGTGAATTTCAAGACCAAGTTCATCGAGGGCATGGCCGGGCGGGGCTACCCGCGCGACTTCGCCGAGCGCTGCTTCAAGCAGATCGAAGGGTTCTCCACCTACGGCTTTCCCGAGAGCCATGCGGCGAGCTTCGCGCTGCTGGTCTACGCCTCGGCCTGGATGAAGTGCCGTCACCCGGACGTCTTCCTGGCCGCGATCCTGAATTCGCAGCCCATGGGCTTCTATCAGCCGGCCCAGCTCGTGCGGGACGCCCGCGCCCACGGGGTCGAGGTGCGCGGACCGGACGTCAATGCCAGCGCCTGGGACTGCACCCTGGAACCGGCCTCGACGCCGCCGGGGCAAGAGCGGCGCTTCGCCGTCCGCATCGGCCTGCGGCAGGTGAGCGGCTTGCCGAAGGCGGCCATGGCCCGGCTCGTTGCCCTGCGCGGCAACGGCTATGCCAGCGTCGAGGGCCTGCAGGCCGCCCTGACGCTTCCCCGCAACGCCCTCGAACGCCTGGCGGAGGCCGACGCTTTCCGCTCCCTCGACCTCGACCGCCGTGCCGCCCTCTGGGCGGTTCGGGCATTGGAGGGCACCTCGATGCGCGCCAGTGCCGCGCGGGGCGTCCCCACCAACCGGCGCACCCATCTCCTCGATGCGCCGATGCCGCTCTTCGCCTTCCACGCCGATGATGGGCTGTTCCGGGCGGAACCGTCAGTGGATCTGCCGGCGATGGCGCTCTCCGAGCACGTGGCGGAGGATTACGTCTCCACCGGCCTCTCGCTCAAAGGCCACCCGGTGGCGTTCTTCCGCGCCCGCCTCGCCCGCATCGGTGCAATCCCGGCGGCGGCGCATCACGATCCCGCCCTGGCCCAGAACGCCCGCGTGACGGTGGCGGGCCTCGTCCTGACCCGGCAGCGCCCCGGCACCGCCAAGGGCGTGGTGTTCCTGACGCTGGAGGACGAGACCGGCATCTGCAACGTCATCGTCTGGAAGAAGGTGTTCGAGGCCAACCGGCGCATCGCCATGAGCGCGCGCTTCATCGCCGTACGCGGGCGCATCCAGCGCTCGGGCCTCGTGGTCCATCTCCTGGCCGAGCGGTTTCGAGACCTGACCGAGGAGTTGCGGACCTTGCGCGAGGGCGGCCTCAAACTCCCACCGGAAACGACGGATTTCGGTGCCCCGCCCGACCGGCGCGTCTACCGCAGCCGGGATTTCCACTGA
- a CDS encoding ImuA protein — MMAWARRAMRDEDGTEADEPARRRQIALAALRDHRGPNSDAPAIDTLPLGIAHIDSGLPGGGLSLGRPHEIAPQSEGDEAAALGFTLALMARHLARVEGEALLVIGKGHPTPYGHGLAGLGLDPGRLLILEVENDADAYRAVEEALRSQGLRAVAGLVDAGLPLKQSRRLHLAGEAASRLLLVLRPPQAECPNMAATRWRIGSGAALRDRFGCIERPCWRARLDRCRNGRTGDWLLEWDHAAHRFGLAGAVAADAARTRSSHA, encoded by the coding sequence ATGATGGCTTGGGCTCGACGGGCAATGCGCGATGAGGACGGAACGGAAGCGGACGAGCCGGCGCGGCGACGGCAGATCGCCCTGGCCGCGTTGCGCGATCATCGAGGACCGAATTCCGACGCGCCCGCGATCGACACGCTGCCGCTGGGGATCGCCCATATCGATTCGGGGCTGCCCGGCGGCGGCCTTTCCCTCGGCCGCCCACACGAGATCGCGCCGCAATCCGAGGGCGACGAGGCGGCGGCCCTGGGCTTCACCCTCGCCCTGATGGCGCGCCACCTCGCGCGGGTGGAGGGGGAGGCCCTTCTCGTCATCGGCAAGGGCCATCCGACGCCCTACGGTCACGGCCTCGCCGGGCTCGGTCTCGATCCCGGCCGCCTGCTGATCCTGGAGGTCGAGAACGACGCGGATGCCTACCGCGCCGTGGAGGAAGCCCTGCGCTCGCAGGGCTTGAGGGCGGTGGCGGGGCTCGTGGATGCCGGCCTGCCGCTGAAGCAGAGCCGGCGACTGCATCTGGCGGGCGAGGCTGCGTCCCGCCTCCTCCTCGTCCTGCGGCCGCCCCAGGCGGAATGCCCGAACATGGCCGCGACCCGCTGGCGGATCGGCTCGGGCGCGGCCCTTCGGGACCGTTTCGGCTGCATCGAACGGCCATGCTGGCGGGCGCGGCTCGACCGCTGCCGCAATGGACGGACGGGCGATTGGCTTCTGGAGTGGGATCATGCCGCGCATCGTTTCGGTCTGGCTGGAGCAGTGGCCGCTGACGCGGCTCGGACGCGCTCAAGCCATGCCTGA
- a CDS encoding DNA polymerase Y family protein: MVAAVGPGGLRITAVDAAAWALGLRPGEPLARARARIGPGIAVHPADPEADAAALARLCLWARRYAPVVAPFGAVEGGDGFFLDVEGASHLFGGEDALIADLAARLSANAIPARLALADTPACAFALARHGGSARPVIVPPGENAPALRDISVGALRIEPSIAESLRRLGLRRIGELADAPRPPLARRFGETLLLRLDQALGRRPEPLVSLAEPAAFGASRGFLDPIGHQTIIVATAIRLMQEIAPRLAASGFGARSLRLSLYRVDGIEKTLDLGLSEPTLCATQVGRLLDLRLERLGPALDAGFGFETVRLDVTGIGRLEARQDALAATGLDQRTDTSGTARLADALRQRIRARVIRLSPRASHIPERADALEPWRVRHVALDWAGRVNARPQGPIPSRPLVLLSRSEAADDVFSLAPDGPPQRFRWRRRLHRIAHAEGPERIADAWWHAPAPARDYYVVEDESGRRLWVYREGFHTAQKAARWFVQGLFA, translated from the coding sequence GTGGTGGCCGCCGTGGGGCCGGGGGGCCTGCGCATCACGGCCGTGGATGCCGCGGCATGGGCTCTCGGCCTGCGGCCGGGCGAGCCCCTCGCGCGAGCCCGTGCCCGGATCGGGCCGGGCATCGCCGTCCATCCCGCCGACCCGGAAGCCGATGCCGCCGCCCTCGCGCGGCTCTGCCTCTGGGCGCGGCGCTACGCGCCCGTGGTGGCGCCGTTCGGGGCGGTGGAGGGCGGCGATGGCTTCTTCCTCGATGTCGAGGGGGCAAGCCACCTGTTCGGTGGGGAAGACGCGCTGATCGCCGACCTCGCCGCCCGCCTGTCGGCGAATGCCATCCCCGCCCGGCTGGCCTTGGCCGATACCCCGGCCTGCGCCTTCGCGCTCGCTCGCCATGGCGGTTCGGCGAGACCCGTCATCGTTCCGCCGGGAGAGAACGCACCGGCCCTGCGCGACATCTCCGTCGGCGCCTTGCGGATCGAGCCCTCCATTGCCGAATCGCTCCGCCGCCTCGGGCTGCGCCGGATCGGAGAGCTGGCGGACGCGCCCCGCCCTCCCCTCGCACGGCGCTTCGGCGAAACCCTGCTGCTGCGCCTCGACCAGGCATTGGGGAGGAGGCCCGAACCGCTGGTCTCCCTGGCCGAGCCCGCCGCCTTCGGCGCGAGCCGGGGCTTCCTCGACCCGATCGGGCATCAGACGATCATCGTCGCCACCGCCATCCGGCTGATGCAGGAGATCGCGCCCCGCCTCGCCGCCTCGGGCTTCGGTGCGCGCTCCCTGCGATTGAGCCTGTACCGGGTCGACGGCATCGAGAAGACCCTCGATCTCGGCCTGTCGGAACCGACACTCTGTGCGACCCAGGTCGGACGGCTGCTGGATCTGCGCCTCGAGCGGCTCGGTCCGGCCCTCGATGCCGGTTTCGGCTTCGAGACCGTGCGGCTCGACGTGACCGGGATCGGTCGGCTGGAAGCGCGCCAGGACGCGCTGGCCGCGACCGGCCTCGACCAAAGGACCGATACCAGCGGAACCGCCCGCCTCGCCGATGCTCTGCGCCAGCGCATCAGGGCCAGGGTGATCCGCTTGAGCCCACGGGCGAGTCACATCCCCGAGCGCGCCGACGCCCTGGAACCATGGCGGGTGAGACATGTCGCCCTCGACTGGGCCGGACGGGTGAATGCCCGCCCGCAGGGGCCGATTCCGTCCCGGCCCCTCGTTCTCCTGTCCCGCAGCGAGGCGGCCGACGACGTGTTCTCGCTGGCTCCCGACGGGCCGCCCCAGCGCTTTCGCTGGCGCCGGCGCTTGCACCGGATCGCCCATGCCGAGGGTCCGGAACGCATCGCCGACGCATGGTGGCACGCTCCCGCACCGGCTCGGGATTACTACGTGGTCGAGGACGAATCCGGCCGGCGGCTCTGGGTCTACCGGGAGGGATTCCACACGGCGCAGAAAGCGGCACGCTGGTTCGTGCAGGGGCTGTTCGCGTGA